The Kineococcus radiotolerans SRS30216 = ATCC BAA-149 genomic interval CGGGGGCGGAGGCGACGACCTTCTCGTAGCCGCTGTCGGTGAGCACGGCCACCTGACCGCGGCCGTCGGAGGCGCTCCGCTCGCGCCGGACCCAGCCGTCGCGCTCCAGCCGGCTCACGACGTGGGAGATCCGCGAGGGGCTGGCGTTGGAGCGGGCGCCGAGCTCGCTCATCCGCAGGCTGCGCGAGGGTTCCTCCGACAGCATCGCCAGGGTGAGGTAGGCGGTCTTGGTGAGGTCGGCGTCGCGCTGGAGCTGGGCGTCGAGCGCAGCGGGGAGGAGTTCCATGAGCGCGCTCAGCCGCAGCCACACCCGGCGTTCGTCGGCGGACAGCCAGCGGGGGCTCTGATCGTTCATCCCGCCATGGTAGCAGATAGTTGCAGATTAAAATAGTCTGCGTCCGCGGGACGGCCCGGCCCAGCCCGGCCGGACCCTCCCGCGGGCCCCCCGCTCAGCGGTGGCGGGCGACCTCGTACAGCGCGATGCCCGCGGCGACACCCGCGTTCAGCGACTCGAAGGCACCGGCCATCGGGATGCTGACGACCTGGTCGCACTTCTCCCGCACCAGCCGCGACAGCCCCGCGCCCTCGGCCCCGACGACGAGGACGAGCGGACCGTCGGCGAGCTTGAGCTGCGGGAGCAGGACGTCGCCCTCCGCGTCGAGACCCACGACGAACAACCCGGCCTTCTGGTACTCCTCGATGGCGCGGACGAGGTTCGTCGCGCGCGCCACCGGGGTGCGGGCCGCCGCCCCGGCCGACGTCTTCCACGCCGAGGCGGTCATGCCGGCCGCGCGACGCTCGGGGACGACGACGCCGTGCCCGCCGAACGCGGCGACCGAGCGGACGACCGCCCCGAGGTTGCGCGGGTCGGTCACCCCGTCGAGGGCGACGACCAGCGCCGGGCGACCGGAGTCCGCGGCGCGGTCCAGCAGGTCCATCGGGTGGGCGTAGTCGTAGGGCGGGACGGTGGCCGCGACGCCCTGGTGGACGGCGTTCTCGGTGTGGCGGTCGAGGTCCTGGCGGGAGGCCTCCAGCAGCGGGATGCCCTTGTCGCCCGCCGCGGCGAGGATCTCCTTGACCCGCTCGTCCGTCTCGATGCGCGAGGCGACGTAGATGCCGGTGATCGGCAGTTCCGCGCGCAGCGCCTCGACGATGGAGTTCCGGCCCGCGATCCACTCGGTCTCACCGGCCGGCTTGCGCCGCGCCGGCGGACGACCGCCGGGGCGGCCGTTCGTCGTGGCCGCCTTGTGCGCGGCCTTGGCCGCCGCCTTCGCCGCCGGGTGGTACGGGCGCTCGCTCGCCTTCGGCGTCGGGCCCCGCCCCTCCAGGCTGCGGCGGTTCTTGCCGCCGGAACCGACGGTCGGACCCTTCTTGCCCTTGCTGACAGCGCCGCGACGCTGGGAGTTCCCTGCCACTACTGCTCACCCTCCAGAGCCCACCGTGCCCCGGTGGGGGTGTCCTCGATCACGATGCCCGCGCTCTTCAGGGAGTCGCGCACCGCGTCGGCGGTGGCGAAGTCCTTCGTGGCGCGAGCGGTTGCCCGGTCCTCCAGCCGAGCACGCACCAGCACGTCCAGTGCGGTGCGCGCGGCGTCGGAACCGGTGGTCTGCGACGCCCAGGGTTCGGCGAACGGGTCCAGCCCCAGCACGTCGAGGCCGGCGCGCAGCTGCCCGGCGGCCGTGCGCAGCGCCGCCTCGTCGCCGGCGGCGAGGGCGGAGTTCCCGGCGCGGGCGGTCTCGTGCAGGACCGCGAGCGCCGTGGGGGTCGCCAGGTCGTCGTCCATCGCGGCGGCGAACGCCGCGGGGACCTCCCCCGCCGCGAGCCCGCCGAGGCGCTCGGCGGCCCGGCGCAGGAGACCCTCCAGCCGCGAGTAGGCGGCCTCGGCCTCCACCAGGGAGTTCTCGGAGTGCTCCAGGTGCGTGCGGTAGTGCCCGGAGACGAGGTAGTAGCGCAGCACGACCGCGCGGTGGGTCTCCAGCAGGTGCGGGACGCCGAGGACGTTGCCGAGGGACTTGCTCATCTTCTCGCCCGACATGGTGACGAAGTGGTTGTGCAGCCAGAAGTTCGCGAAGCCGTCGCCCGCGGCGCGCGACTGGGCCTGCTCGTTCTCGTGGTGGGGGAAGCGCAGGTCCAGGCCGCCGCCGTGGACGTCGAAGCGCGGGCCGAGGTAGCGACCGGCCATCGCCGAGCACTCCAGGTGCCAGCCGGGCCGGCCGCGGCCCCACGGGGTCGCCCAGGACGCCGTCGCCGGCTCCCCGGGCTTGGCGCCCTTCCAGAGGGCGAAGTCGCGGGGGTCGCGCTTGCCGCGGGGGTCGGCGTCGGCGGCCGGCTCCATGTCGTCGAGGCGCTGGTGGGTCAGCTCCCCGTAGGCCGGCCAGGACCGGACGTCGAAGTAGACGTCGCCGGAGCCGTCGGCGGCCGCGTAGGCGTGCCCGCGCTCGACCAGCCGCTGGATCAGCTCGACCATCTCGGGGACGTGGCCGGTGGCGCGCGGCTCGACGGTGGGGGGCAGGACGCCGAGGGCGGCGTAGGCGGCGGAGAACTCGCGCTCGAAGCGGTAGGCGTGGGCCCACCACTCCGTGCCCGCCTCGGCGGCCTTGGCGAGGATCTTGTCGTCGATGTCGGTGACGTTGCGGACCAGCGTCACCTCGTACCCGCTGCGCACCAGCCAGCGGCGCAGGACGTCGAAGACGACCTGGGCGCGGACGTGGCCGAGGTGGGGTGACCCCTGCGGCGTGGCGCCGCAGACGTAGATGCCGACCTGCCCGGGGACGAGCGGCGCGAACTCGCGCACCGCGCCGGCGGCGCTGTCGTGCAGGTGGAGGGTCACGGGCTCCAGGCTACCGGGGCGCGCCGCCTGTCCGGGGCCGTCGCTAGGGTCGTCCCCATGGCCTGGACCGTTCCCGGAGTGATCTCGCGCGCCAAGGGCGCCCCCGTCGAGACCGTCGACATCGTGGTGCCCGAGCCGATCGCGGGCGAGGTCGTCGTCGACGTCGCCGCGTGCGGGGTCTGCCACACCGACCTGCACTACCGCGAGGGCGGGATCAACGACGACTACCCCTTCCTCCTCGGCCACGAGGCCGCCGGCACCGTCGCGCAGGTCGGCGAGGGCGTCACGAACGTCGCCGTCGGCGACGCCGTCGTCCTCAACTGGCGCGCGGTGTGCGGGGAGTGCCGGGCGTGCAAGCGCGGGCGCCCGCAGTACTGCTTCGCCACCCGCAACGCGAGCCAGAAGATGACGCTGACCGACGGCACCCCGCTCTCCCCCGCCCTGGGCATCGGCGCCTTCACCCCCAAGACCCTCGTCGCCGCCGGTCAGGCCACCAGGATCGACACCTCGATCTACGACGGCTCCACCACCGGCTTCGACCCCGCCGTCGCGGGCCTGCTGGGGTGCGGGGTCATGGCCGGCATCGGGGCCGCGGTCAACACCGCCCCCGTGCAGCGCGGGGACACCGTCGCCGTCATCGGCTGCGGCGGCGTGGGGTGCGCGGCGATCGCCGGGGCCGTCCTGGCCGGGGCGCGCCGGGTCATCGCCGTCGACCTCGACGACCGGAAGCTGGCCTGGGCGCGGCAGCTCGGGGCGACCCACACCGTCAACTCGCGCGGGCTCTCCGAGGACGAGGTCGTGAAGGCCGTCCAGGACCTCACCGACTCTTTCGGCGCCGACGTCGTCATCGACGCCGTGGGCCGCCCGGAGACCTGGCGGCAGGCGTTCTACGCCCGCGACCTCGCCGGCACCGTCGTCCTCGTCGGGGTCCCCACCCCGGACATGCAGCTGCAGGTGCCGCTGCTGGACGTCTTCGGGCGCGGCGGGGCGCTGAAGTCCTCCTGGTACGGCGACTGCCTGCCCGAGCGGGACTTCCCGGCGCTGCTGGAGCTGCACGCCGACGGCCGCCTGCCCCTGGACGCGTTCGTCTCCGAGCGCATCGGCCTCGGCGACGTCGAGGAGGCCTTCGCCACCATGAAGGCCGGCGGGGTCCTGCGCAGCGTGGTGGTCCTGTGAGCGCCCGGATCGAGCACCTCGTCACGTCGGGCACGTTCAGCCTCGACGGGCAGACCTTCGACGTGGACAACAACGTGTGGATCGTCGGCGACGACCGCGAGGTCGTCGTCCTCGACGCCCCCCACGACGTGGACGTCATCGCCGCCGCGATCGGCGAGCGCACGCTGCTGGCCGTCCTGTGCACCCACGCCCACGACGACCACGTCCGGCGGGCCCCCGCCCTGGCCGGGAGGTTCAGCACCCCCGAGCGGCGGGTGCCGGTCCTGCTGCACCCCGCCGACCGCGAGGTCTGGGACCTCACCCACCCCGGGGTGGCCACCACCGACCTCTCGAACGGGGAGGTCGTGACCGTGGCCGGGACGGAGCTGCACGTCCTGCACACCCCCGGGCACACCCCGGGCGCGGTCAGCGTCTACGCGCCGGAGCTCTCGACGGTCTTCACCGGCGACACCCTCTTCGCCGGCGGGCCCGGGGCCACGGGCCGCTCGTTCTCGGACTTCGCCACGATCGTCGACTCGATCCGCGACGTCCTCTTCGAGCTGCCCGCCGACACCCGCGTCCACACCGGCCACGGCGAGGACACCACGATCGGCGACGAGTCCCCGCACCTGCAGGAGTGGATCGCCCGCGGGCACTGAGGCGCCCGGCTCAGGACGGGGCGGACCCCGGCCGGTCGTCGGCGGCCTCGGCGACGATCCGGTCGGCGAGCTCGGCGCCGTAGCGCTCGCGCACGCGCCCGCGCACCTCGGCGTCGCCCTGCGGCACCGGCTCGAGGAACACCTCGGCGACGTCGGGGAACCGCTCGCGCAGCGTGCGGCCGATGCGGACGGTGGCCCGCTCCACCTCGGCGCCGGTCAGGGTGTCGACGAGGTCCAGGCGGGCGCAGACCAGGACCTGGTCGGTGCCCAGCTGGACCGTCAGCAGGTCCACCACCGCCTCGACCTCCGGCTCGTCGCCGAGGTGGACGAGGACGGAGCTCACCAGCCGCGGATCGGCCTGGACCCCGGTGAGCAGGCGCATGTTCGTCCGTGCCAGCCGGACCGCGACGAGGGCCAGCAGCAGCGCGATGCAGAGGCTGGCGATCCCGTCGTAGACCCCCGAGCCGGTGACCTGGTGCATCGCGGTGCCCGCGCCGGCCAGCAGCAGCCCGGCCAGCGCGGCGCTGTCCTCGAACACGACCGTGGTCGCGGTGGGGTCGTCGGTGGTGCGCAGGAACTCGCGGAAGCCCTGCCGCTTCTCCCGGGCCTCCCCCCGCGTCTGCTTCAGGCCCTTCAGCAGCGAGGAGCCCTCCAGGACGAAGGCGACGGCCAGCACGACGTAGGAGACCAGCGGGCTCTCCAGGTCGTGCGACTCCGACGTCAGCGCCTCCACGCCCTCGTAGGCGGAGTACAGCGCGCCGGTGACGAAGATCGAGCCGGCGGCGACCAGGGCCCAGAAGTAGCGGGCCCGGCCGTAGCCGAGGGGGTGCTCGCGGTCGGCGGGGCGGGCGCTGGTGCGCAGGGCCGTCAGCAGGAACACCTCGTTGACGGTGTCGGCCACCGAGTGCGCGGTCTCCGCGGCCATGGCCGCGGAGCCCGTGACGACCGCCGCGACGCCCTTGGCGACGGCGATGAGGGCGTTGGCGCCGAGGGCGACCAGGACGGTGGCGGTGCTCTCGCCACCGCCGGTTCCCGGGCTCCGGTGGTTCGTCGGGGAAACGGTCGAGGACACGGCGAGACGCTAGGCCCCCGCCGGGCTCCGCGCGCGCGGAACGGCCCCGCGGACCCCTCCCCGGTCGCGGGGTGCCCCCTCGCGGTTCTCCTGAGAGCATCCACACCGTGAGCGACCAGCAGGGCGTCCCGCCCACCACCCCACCCGAGACCCCCCGAGAACGGCCGACCGCGGCCGTCGAGCGCGGGGTCACCCAGGCCTCCCAGTGGGCGCTGCGGCTGCTCGTGATCGGCCTCGGCGTCGCCGGGCTCATCTGGCTGCTCGGCAAGGGCTGGTCGCTGCTGCTCCCGCTGCTGCTGGCGATCCTGCTCAGCGCCGTCCTGTGGCCGCTGGCCCACGTGCTGCGGGCGGTGATGCCGCGCGCGCTCGCGGCCGGGCTCTCCATCGTGCTGCTCGTCGCCGTGGTGGTGGGCATCTTCGCCGCCCTCATCCCCAACGTGGCCAGCCAGGCCGGTGACGTCGCGGACTCGGCCGTCGCCGGGCTGGACCAGGTCCAGACCTGGGTGGCCGGGCCGCCGCTGAACCTCGGCGACGACGAGGTCGGCAACCTGGTCAACCAGGGCATCGCCGAGCTGCAGACCAACGCGCAGAGCATCGCCCTCAGCGTCGTCGGCGGGGTCGGCACGGTGGGCGCCAGCGTCGGCTCCGGGCTCATCACCTTCCTGCTCGTGCTGGTCCTGACCTTCTTCTGCCTCTCCGACGGCGACCGGCTGCTGCCGTGGTCGCGGCGCTGGATGGGCGCGCAGGCCCACCGGCACACCGTCGCGCTGGGGGGCCGGATCTGGGCCGCGATCCGCGGCTACATCCTGTCCCAGGCCGCCGTGGCCCTCGTGGACGCGGTCTTCATCGGCGTCGGGCTGGCCATCATCGGCGTCCCCTTCGCCCTGCCGCTGGCGGTGACGATCTTCTTCGCCGCGTTCATCCCCATCGTGGGCGCCGTCGTGACCGGCGTGCTGGCCGTCCTCGTCGCCCTGGTGACGCTGGGCTGGGTGCAGGCCCTCATCGTCCTCGGGATCGTGCTGCTGGTGCAGCAGCTGGAGGGCAACGTCCTGCAGCCGCTGCTGGTGGGCAAGTCCCTCGCCCTGCACCCCGCGGTGGTCATCGGCTCGGTGACGATCGGCGGCACCCTCTTCGGGATCGTCGGCGCCTTCCTCGCCGTCCCCGTCGCCGCGATCCTCACCGTGATCCTGCGCTACGTCCACCACGAGCTCGTCCCCGACGAGCCGGAGAACCCCAAGGCCCACGACAGCGGGAACAAGCGCCGGCGCCGGGTCCCCTCCCCCGCCGACACCGGGGTTCCGGCGGACGCCGCGACGGCCCCGGAACCCCGCCCGGGAGCCTGAGCCCGGTCCCCGGCACCGGTCCCGCCCGGGGGCTCAGGCCCCCGGCGGGACCACCGCCCGGCGCACGCGGTCGCCGTCCCGGGCGGCGGCCGCGGCGCGCTCCCCCGTGACGCCCACCGCCCCCAGGCACGCCGCCGCGACCTGCGCGGCCAGGCCCGGGGTCGGAGGCAGGGACGGGGCCATCTCGACCAGGTGCAGGCAGGCGTGGCCCAGGACCGCCGGCTCCACCGGGTGCCCGGCGGGGACGAGGTCGGCGGCGAGGGCGGCGTAGACGGCCAGCAGCCGGCGCCGGTGGTCGCGGAACACCTCGAACCGCGGCTGCCGGACCTCCGGCACGACGTAGAGCGCCGCGACGCCCAGCGGCCCCGCCAGCAGCGTCCCGACGTCGACAACGACCAGGGCGTGCAGGGCCGCCGCCGGGTCCGCCGCCGCCGAGCGCAGCGCGTCGGCGACGTCCAGGGTCGGGCGGACCGAGGCCTCCAGCAGCTCCCGCAGGATCTCGTCCTTGCCCGCGAAGTGGTAGTACAGCGAGGCCTGCCGGATCCCCACCCGCTCGGCGATGGCCCGCGTCGAGGTCGCCGCGTACCCGGACTCCCCGAACAGCGCCGCCGCGGCGTCGAGGATCTCCTGGCGCGGGGTGCGCCCGGACCCGGCGCCCGCGCGGGTGCGGGGACGGCCGACCCGCCCCGTCCCCGCCGCCCCCGGCTCCCGGCGCGCGACCCCGCTGCTCACCGCGCCGATGCTGCCACGACCCCCCGCTGCGCCGGGCCGCGGGCGGCGCGCGCCGCGGGCCACGAGCCGAACGTCGTGATCTCCTCCGCCCCGGCCAGCGCCACCGGCTCGGCCAGGAAGCCGCGCACGACGCGGCCGTCGTCGAGGGTGACCGCCCCGATGGTCATCGGCGGCGGCAGCGCGGCGACGAAGGTCCCGAACCCGGCCGCGGGCAGCCGCCACACCTCCCCCGCGATCGAGGCCCCCGCCGGGTCGTCGCCGGCGACGCGCACCGCCCCCGGTTTCGGGGGGACGGTGTCGAGGGCGAACAGCCGGTACCGCGCCGCGGTCCGCGCCGGGCCGACCAGGCTGCCCCCGGCCGCGACGAGCTCGTGGTTCAGCGGCTGCCCCGACAGGTGCGCGCCGACGACGAGCAGGTCGACGCCCGGGTCCGCCCAGCGCGCCGCCAGCACCGCGAGCGCCCGGTCGCTGAACGCCGGGCCGGTGAGCATCACCCCGAACGGCAGCCCGGCGACCGTCCCGGCCGGGACGGCGAGGGAGGCCAGGTCGAGCAGGTTGGCGAAGTTCGTGAACCGCCCCAGCCGCGAGTTCACCCCGACCGGGTCGGCCGCGACCTCGGCCAGCGTCGGGTGGGCCGTCGTCGTCGGGGTGAGCAGCGCGTCGAACCCGGCCAGCACCTCCCGCGAGCGCGCGGCGAGGACGTCGAGGCGCTCGCGGTCGCGGAAGACCTCCACGGCGCTCACGCGCTCCCCGGCGAGGACGATCCCGGCGACCACGGGGTCGAGGTCGGTGCCGACGAGGTCGGCGTGCTCGGCGACGTGGCGCCCCACCGCCGCGGTGCGCTCGGCGACGAAGGCGCCGCCGTAGAGCAGCTCGGCGACGGCCAGCAGCGGGGCGACGTCGACCTCGACGACCTCGGCCCCGGTGGCCCGGACCCGTTCGACGTGGGCGGCGAAGGCCTCCGCCCAGCCCGCGGCGAGACCGTCGAGGTGCTCGGGGCCCGGGACGGCGATCCGCGGGCGGGCCGGCGGCGCCGGGCGCGGCACGTCCTCGCGGGCGAGGGGGTCGAGGCCGTCGGGGCCGGTGAGCAGTTCCGCGGTGCGCCGGGCGAGGTCGAGGTCGCGGGCGAAGACGGTGACGCAGTCGAGGCTGCGGCAGGCGGGCACGACCCCGGTGGCCGGGACGAGGCCGCGGGTCGGCTTCACCCCGACGATCCCGTGCAGGGCGGCCGGGACCCGTCCCGAACCGGCCGTGTCGGTGCCCAGGGCCACGTCGACGAGGCCGAGGGCGACCGCGACGGCGGACCCGGAGCTGGACCCGCCGGAGATCCGGTCCGGGGCGAAGGCGTGGCGGACCGCGCCGTGGGGGCTGCGCGTGCCGACCAGGCCGGTGGCGAACTGGTCCAGGTTCGTCTTGCCCAGCACCAGCGCCCCCGCCGCCCGCAGCCGGGCCACCGCGGTCGCGTCCACCGCGGGCCGGTACGCGAACGACGGCGCCCCGGCCGTGGTCGGCAGCCCGGCGACGTCGATGTTGTCCTTCACCGCGACGAGGATCCCCGCCAGCGGCGCGGCGGGGTCCACCCCGGCGGCCTCGGCGAGGACCTCGGCCTCCGGGCGCAGGGCGATCCACACCTCGGGCCGGTCGGCCGCGGCGATCCGGGCGTAGGCGTCGCGCACCACCTGCTGGAGGTTCACGCGGCCGCCCCCGTCGCGGGGCGCACGGAGAACAGGACCTGGCCGGCGGTGACGGCCTCCCCGGGCTTCACGTACACCTCGAGCAGCTCCCCGTCGGCGGGCGCGGTCACGGCGGTCTCCATCTTCATGGCCTCCAGGGCGAGGACGCGGTCCCCGGCGGCGAGGTCCGCGCCGGGGTCGGCCGACACCTGCCAGACGGTCGCGGCGAACGGGGCTTCGACGCCGACGGCGCCGGCGGGCAGGTCGACGGGCCCGGCGGCGACGGCCGGGGCCGGTTCGGGACGGACGTCGAACTCCCCCGACGCGCGCCAGCGGTCCTTCTCGGCCGCGAACGCCGCGGCCTGCTGCGCGCGGAACGCGGCGATGGAGGAGGCGTTGTCGGCGAGGAAGCGCTCGTGCTTGGCGAGGGAGAACGTCCCGTCCTCGGTCTCGAACTCCCCCCGCCCGGCGTCGGTCTCGGCGCGCAGCTCCAGCAGCTCCTCCGCGGAGACCGGGTACCACTCGATGCGGTCGAAGAACCGCAGGGCCCACGGGTTCTCCCGGAACAGCCCGCCGCGGCGGAACCGGTTCCACACCTGCACGGTCCGCCCGACGAACTGGTAGCCGCCGGGTCCCTCCATGCCGTAGACGCAGAGGTAGGCGCCCCCGATGCCCACGGAGTTCTCCGCGGTCCAGGTGCGGGCCGGGTTGTACTTCGTCGTGACCAGCCGGTGCCGGGGGTCCAGCGGGGTCGCGACGGGGGCGCCGAGGTAGACGTCGCCGAGACCGAGGACGAGGTACTGCGCGTCGAAGACCGTCCGGTGCACGTCGTCGACGGAGTCCAGGCCGTTCATGCGGGCGATGAACTCGATGTTCGACGGCGTCCACGGCGCGTCGGCGCGGACCCCGGCGACGTAGCGCTCGATGGCCAGCCGGGTGGCGGGGTCGTCCCAGGACAGCGGCAGCCGGACCCGGCGCGAGGGCACCACGAGGTCGTGGGTCGCGGGCAGGGCGTTGTCGAGCTCGCGCAGCAGCCCCACCAGCGAGGAGGCCCGCAGCCGGGCGGGGTCGGTGTGGACCTGCAGGGACCGGATCCCGGGGGTGACGTCGAGGACGCCGGCGGGGCGGTGCTCCTCGAGGGCGCGCATCAGGGCGTGCACCCGCATCCGCAGCCCCAGGTCGAGCACCTGGTCGCCGTACTCGACGAGGACGTTGTCGTCGCCGTCGCGGCGGTAGGTGGCCCCCGGCCGCCCGGGCGAGGCGGGGGTGCGGGCGAGGACCCCGTCGTCGCCGTCCCCGCGGGAGGCGAGGAGGTCCGCGCCCCGCAGCCGGGGGACGCCCGCCTCGGCCTCGCGGACGGGGGTGAACCGCACCCGGTCCCCCGGGCGCAGCTGGCCGAGCTTCCACAGCTCCGCGGAGGCCACGACCGCGGGGCAGACGAAACCCCCCAGGCTCGGGCCGTCGGGGCCGAGCAGGATGGGGGTGTCGCCGGTGAAGTCGATCGCGCCCACGGCGTAGGGGGTGTCGTGGATGTTGGAGGGGTGCAGACCGGCCTCGCCGCCGTCGCTGCGGGCCCAGCGCGGGCGCGGGCCGATGAGGCGGACCCCGGTGCGGGCGGAGTTCAGGTGCACCTCGTAGCCGGTGGCGTAGAACTCGTCGAGGTCGGCGCGGGTGAAGAACTCCGGCGCCGCGTGCGGGCCCTCGGTGACCCCGATCGTCCAGTCCCGCACGTACTCGGGACGGCGCTGCGCCGGGACCGGCCCGGTGACCGGGGAGAGGTCCCCGGCGTCGGCGGGACCGGGACGCAGGACGTCGCCGGCCCGCAGGGCGCGGCCGCCGTGCCCGCCGAAACCCCCGAGGGTGAACGTCGAGGCGCTGCCCAGGTAGCGCGGGACGTCGAGCCCCCCGCGCACGGCCACGGCCAGGCGCAACCCGGGCCCGGTCGCGGTGCCGATGGCCAGCACCGACCCCGCGGGGACCTCGACGGGCTCCCACATGGCGACCTCGACGTCGTCGACGGTGACCGGCGCGGGCGCCCCGGTGACGCAGACCACCGAGTCCACCGAGAACCGCAGCGCGGGACCGGTCGCGGTGACCTCCAGCCCCGGCGCGCCGACGGGGTTCCCCACGGCCAGGTTCGCCTCCCGCAGCGACAGCGGGTCCATCGGCCCCGACGGCGGGACCCCCACCTGCCAGTGCCCGAGGCGGCCGGGCAGGTCCTGGACGGTCGTCATGGCGCCGGGGGCGAGGACGTCGATGCGCGGCTCGGGGTCCGCGGTGACGTCGAGGGTCGAGGTGGAGTGGGTGACCGCGCGCAGCGCCGGGTCGTCCACCAGGGACCGCAGCAGGCCCAGGTTCGTGACGACGCCGTCGACGCGGCTGCCGTCCAGCGCCTCCCCGAGCAGGTCGAGGGCGGCGTCGCGGCCGGGGGCGACGGCGATCACCTTGGCCAGCATCGGGTCGTAGAAGGGGGTGACCTCCAGCCCCGTCTCGATCCAGCCGTCGACGCGGACCCCGGGCAGCGCGGGGAACTCCGCGTTCGTCACCAGGCCGGGGCCGGGGGCGTTGTCCTTCGCCGGGTCCTCGGCGTAGACCCGCGCCTCCACGGCCACGCCCGTCGGGGTCCAGTCGCGGGCGAACACGTCGTCGACGGCGCCGGCGCCGTCGCGGGCCAGGCGCAGCATGAGGTCGACGAGGTCGACGCCGTAGGCGAGCTCGGTGACGGGGTGCTCGACCTGCAGGCGGGTGTTGACCTCCAGGAACGCGACCTCCTCCCGCACCGGGTCGTAGACGAACTCCACGGTGCCCGCCGAGCGGTAGGCCACCGACGTCATGAGTTCCCGGGCGGTGGCGGTCATCCGCTCGCGGACGGCGGCGGGCAGGGCGGGGGCGGGGGCCTCCTCCACGACCTTCTGGTTGCGCCGCTGCAGCGAGCAGTCGCGGTCGCCCAGGACGGCGATCCGGCCCTGCCCGTCGCCGAACACCTGGACCTCGACGTGGCGGGCGGGGCGGACCAGGCGTTCCAGGAACACCCCGGTGGACCCGAAGTTCGCC includes:
- a CDS encoding MarR family winged helix-turn-helix transcriptional regulator — encoded protein: MNDQSPRWLSADERRVWLRLSALMELLPAALDAQLQRDADLTKTAYLTLAMLSEEPSRSLRMSELGARSNASPSRISHVVSRLERDGWVRRERSASDGRGQVAVLTDSGYEKVVASAPGHVERVRQLVFDPLAPEDLADLDATMTKMLDVLDPDAKFAATALARQV
- the rlmB gene encoding 23S rRNA (guanosine(2251)-2'-O)-methyltransferase RlmB, translated to MAGNSQRRGAVSKGKKGPTVGSGGKNRRSLEGRGPTPKASERPYHPAAKAAAKAAHKAATTNGRPGGRPPARRKPAGETEWIAGRNSIVEALRAELPITGIYVASRIETDERVKEILAAAGDKGIPLLEASRQDLDRHTENAVHQGVAATVPPYDYAHPMDLLDRAADSGRPALVVALDGVTDPRNLGAVVRSVAAFGGHGVVVPERRAAGMTASAWKTSAGAAARTPVARATNLVRAIEEYQKAGLFVVGLDAEGDVLLPQLKLADGPLVLVVGAEGAGLSRLVREKCDQVVSIPMAGAFESLNAGVAAGIALYEVARHR
- the cysS gene encoding cysteine--tRNA ligase — encoded protein: MTLHLHDSAAGAVREFAPLVPGQVGIYVCGATPQGSPHLGHVRAQVVFDVLRRWLVRSGYEVTLVRNVTDIDDKILAKAAEAGTEWWAHAYRFEREFSAAYAALGVLPPTVEPRATGHVPEMVELIQRLVERGHAYAAADGSGDVYFDVRSWPAYGELTHQRLDDMEPAADADPRGKRDPRDFALWKGAKPGEPATASWATPWGRGRPGWHLECSAMAGRYLGPRFDVHGGGLDLRFPHHENEQAQSRAAGDGFANFWLHNHFVTMSGEKMSKSLGNVLGVPHLLETHRAVVLRYYLVSGHYRTHLEHSENSLVEAEAAYSRLEGLLRRAAERLGGLAAGEVPAAFAAAMDDDLATPTALAVLHETARAGNSALAAGDEAALRTAAGQLRAGLDVLGLDPFAEPWASQTTGSDAARTALDVLVRARLEDRATARATKDFATADAVRDSLKSAGIVIEDTPTGARWALEGEQ
- a CDS encoding S-(hydroxymethyl)mycothiol dehydrogenase, which produces MAWTVPGVISRAKGAPVETVDIVVPEPIAGEVVVDVAACGVCHTDLHYREGGINDDYPFLLGHEAAGTVAQVGEGVTNVAVGDAVVLNWRAVCGECRACKRGRPQYCFATRNASQKMTLTDGTPLSPALGIGAFTPKTLVAAGQATRIDTSIYDGSTTGFDPAVAGLLGCGVMAGIGAAVNTAPVQRGDTVAVIGCGGVGCAAIAGAVLAGARRVIAVDLDDRKLAWARQLGATHTVNSRGLSEDEVVKAVQDLTDSFGADVVIDAVGRPETWRQAFYARDLAGTVVLVGVPTPDMQLQVPLLDVFGRGGALKSSWYGDCLPERDFPALLELHADGRLPLDAFVSERIGLGDVEEAFATMKAGGVLRSVVVL
- a CDS encoding MBL fold metallo-hydrolase; translation: MSARIEHLVTSGTFSLDGQTFDVDNNVWIVGDDREVVVLDAPHDVDVIAAAIGERTLLAVLCTHAHDDHVRRAPALAGRFSTPERRVPVLLHPADREVWDLTHPGVATTDLSNGEVVTVAGTELHVLHTPGHTPGAVSVYAPELSTVFTGDTLFAGGPGATGRSFSDFATIVDSIRDVLFELPADTRVHTGHGEDTTIGDESPHLQEWIARGH
- a CDS encoding cation diffusion facilitator family transporter encodes the protein MSSTVSPTNHRSPGTGGGESTATVLVALGANALIAVAKGVAAVVTGSAAMAAETAHSVADTVNEVFLLTALRTSARPADREHPLGYGRARYFWALVAAGSIFVTGALYSAYEGVEALTSESHDLESPLVSYVVLAVAFVLEGSSLLKGLKQTRGEAREKRQGFREFLRTTDDPTATTVVFEDSAALAGLLLAGAGTAMHQVTGSGVYDGIASLCIALLLALVAVRLARTNMRLLTGVQADPRLVSSVLVHLGDEPEVEAVVDLLTVQLGTDQVLVCARLDLVDTLTGAEVERATVRIGRTLRERFPDVAEVFLEPVPQGDAEVRGRVRERYGAELADRIVAEAADDRPGSAPS
- a CDS encoding AI-2E family transporter, whose protein sequence is MSDQQGVPPTTPPETPRERPTAAVERGVTQASQWALRLLVIGLGVAGLIWLLGKGWSLLLPLLLAILLSAVLWPLAHVLRAVMPRALAAGLSIVLLVAVVVGIFAALIPNVASQAGDVADSAVAGLDQVQTWVAGPPLNLGDDEVGNLVNQGIAELQTNAQSIALSVVGGVGTVGASVGSGLITFLLVLVLTFFCLSDGDRLLPWSRRWMGAQAHRHTVALGGRIWAAIRGYILSQAAVALVDAVFIGVGLAIIGVPFALPLAVTIFFAAFIPIVGAVVTGVLAVLVALVTLGWVQALIVLGIVLLVQQLEGNVLQPLLVGKSLALHPAVVIGSVTIGGTLFGIVGAFLAVPVAAILTVILRYVHHELVPDEPENPKAHDSGNKRRRRVPSPADTGVPADAATAPEPRPGA
- a CDS encoding TetR/AcrR family transcriptional regulator, with product MSSGVARREPGAAGTGRVGRPRTRAGAGSGRTPRQEILDAAAALFGESGYAATSTRAIAERVGIRQASLYYHFAGKDEILRELLEASVRPTLDVADALRSAAADPAAALHALVVVDVGTLLAGPLGVAALYVVPEVRQPRFEVFRDHRRRLLAVYAALAADLVPAGHPVEPAVLGHACLHLVEMAPSLPPTPGLAAQVAAACLGAVGVTGERAAAAARDGDRVRRAVVPPGA